The DNA sequence TTCTCTCCAACATCATCTTCGgccacttcttcttcttcttcttcttcttctggaaaTAAATTCGGATCAAGTAAAATTCAAATACatacatcaacttcaacttaTACATCTACGTCATCAGAACAATATCccataccttcatcacctacatcaacatcGTCTTCAacaatgaaaaaagaaaatcatatTATGAGcgataatgataaaggtataagtTTAGAAGATATGTTAGGTACACCTGTTTTAGGTCCTCAAGGTAGATATATGCCAAGAAAAGATTCAGCAGGtactttatcatctaaattaaCTTATAATTCTGATGATATTCACTTACCTCCTATGTTggttgataaagaaaaatgtAAGTGGATATTTCGACGAATACAGTATGATTCGGATTTTGAGCTGACAGTAAGATTGATTATGAATATATTGTAGATCCCATGAATTAATAGAATTCTCGTCGTTCAATTTATTGTGTATAAACTTCAattacttgattttgttcagACACCCTAGGACTTTATTTAGCTAAGAAAGGAAATTgcttcattattatcatatcTCATATACCATATCTtatataccaaaagaatCAGAAAGCCGGAGTTTTGTGAATTATAATCTACTTTGTTCCCTTATATTGCTTTTGCGTTTAGATTCCATCTTTACTTTTGTGTATATATGTCACTTGTAGCTTCGCTTGATATCTTGTTCACCCCATTCATCTGTGTATTCCCTACTTGGTTTTTTCcgaatcatctaaatctatcTTTTCAGAAAATTATCTCATACTTCATACTTCAAACTTATACCATGCATATACAATTGTCAATATAACTTTTGGCTTTATCATCAGTATctcatttcatttcaatcGATATCTCACAACGTTTACCAAGAGATACATGCATACATgttgtttgttgatttaatATCCTTCCTATTCTACAGTATATGTCGATCATGATTAGCCCTTCCTGTTTAAAATCTATTGATCTTGACTAACGAGGAATTCTGGTACATTCCATATGTGTTCTTGTTGGTTCAGCAGGAAGAGCACAGTAGAAGCCTATATATAAACGAGGAATTAGCTTGCAGCAAAAATGGACATTATACGGAGAACCTTACCAAGCGATTGCATGCTCTTGAATAAAGATGCACTTGCAAGTGCAAGCTATGAGCCAATAGGAATGTCAGCTGCAACGATCCAGTAGGGCAAACCGTGGATACTTAAGCTCACTTTGATGCAGCTCTTTCCTCCTTCTGGCGTTATTCTACATAATTCCGTATCTGCTGCATCGGCATTTCGTCTAGAGTCGAATGTATATCTGTTTTTATCCCATAATCGATTAGCTTGATTCCCTAATTCCTCTTTGAGATTACCGTCGATGTTACATACTTGGCGTTCGGAGCTTCCTGTGAGCACAAATTAACTGTTAGCTATCTATGACGACTTTGCTGACCCCGACTACACTTACTCTAACAAAATCGGATACTCGTTGATGTTGttcaggtggaggagcaTTTACACTTGAATCTGATCTTGGAGCTGGAATGTCATTTGCACCTTTATGGGAAGAAGATTCTCCTGGGAATATATCTGAGATGGCCATGTTGATGTGAGTGCTTGAAGCTGTATGTTTGGGCTaatagatttgattttgtagaGATACAAGCGaagaaaatatcaagatgTAATAAAGCATGATATGCGATCTCATCAATAATGTTGTTCAAGTAGGGTCGGCTTCTTCTGATCGCATCTTTGCTTAATCTAAATCTTCGGATATGACGAAACACCACGTGGGACGCATTTGGTGTTTGGATAGGCTTGCGTAATGCCGCTGGAGAGAATATAAACTATGTCGCGTACCTATCTAGTCTACACCTTGTCCGAAACCTCCATCTTTTCTTGGAATTTCAGAATGGTTCAAAATAATCCAAGAGAAATGTCAATTATGTTATATAGCTTTCTCTACCTTAGATATTTATAATCAACATTCCTCATTTGCCGTCAGCTTATACTCAAGATGCCATTGAAGCCAGCTGCTAGAAATGTGTTCAACTATAATCGGGCGATACCTCGTATGGTGAGTAGTTGAGGATTTATCATTGTGAACTATCATTCGAATCCCAGTTCTTATAAAATCACGACCGTATTTGCGGTCGAGATCTGCTGGTCTTAAACACGTTCGACTACAAAgtaggtatatatactgacTATCTGACTTTATATACTTAACCTCTTTGCAGAGTTGGGCACCTGAAAATCTATTTAATTTATGGCAACGtacatcatcagaatcaccAATAAAACGAAGTCATGATTTTACAAGAACAAATTCAACACCTTATCAATTAAGATTTACTGCAAAAAGATTATTAAGAGGATATCATGGAGATCATATTGGATATACAAAATTTTCAAGATGGTATATGCCTGAAAAATTACCTGCAATTCATGAAAATTCATCTACCaactcatcttcatccaataGTGATGTTGCTGAATTAAATAAATGggttgaaggtaaagaaagatcagGTGGTAGaattttagatgaaagatcacaaaagagaaaagaaaaaaattcaaaagCTCCAATAGGTACAATGTTATTTACAgatattgaaagaagattagatgTTTTAATTTTTAGATCTTGTTTTTCACAATCTGTTTGGGAAGCTAGAAGATATGTCATTCAAGGTCATGTTAAATTGAATGGACAAGTTGTGAGTATCGAAGAGTTTTTAGtccctttttcttctaaaaaAGACCTAAAGATTGCCTCAGAAAATCTATTCGAGCATAAATGGAAGAAAACGCAGAAATCTCAAATTGTATTGAACTAAacatttgaaaattcaacaATAACTTCCAAACAGAAAAGCAGAATGCAGGAGGAATGACAATTTTGGAAAACATTATACCTATGGAAACCATGCTGACTTACCTACAATTACAATCGCAGCAACGAAATCCAAATGTAATGCTTGAACCAGGAGATTTATTCTCAGTAAACCCTAAAATAATACATATGTtacaaccaccttcatcatcatcttcatcatctacgCCGACAGAAACGGAAATAGAAACAGAGATAAAtccagaatcagaatcagcCGAAGAAGTAGGAGctacagcttcaacatcaggtGAtgcagattcatcttcacctacagaagcttctttagcatcACAAACACCAACCGAAACCactttaccttctgattcctcttcatcttcatcatcatcatcaagttcaagtgGGACAACACAttttaatttaccttcatatGCACAACCACATATATTTGTACCAGCATATATATTACCATCATATTTAACTTGTTCAGCAGTTTACGTTAGACACCCAACAGCTCGACCAGGTTATTCAGAAATTCCATCTCCATATgatgcaggtggtgaattGATGTCATTAGGTTGGGAATACTTCAAGAGATCAATGCCTAGAATGAGacaaaaaacaaataaaTGGCCAAATCCTTGGGGTACTTATGGCAAACAATAGATGACGGGAGTTTTGCTTTGTAGGATGTCATTTtgcatatatacatacacatCAGCATGGTTTATTTATCCATTCACAATCAGTCCAGCAGCTACCTATGCTGCATCAGAAAAACGACTGCATGGATCACTGTAAAGCACGCTTGCTTGCTAACAACTGTCGCTTAATGCGTACTGGTCTAATAGCAACCCAGGCAGCGATGCTTTATGTTACCAGGCATGCATCCGACTATTAAGTATTTTAAGCTTTAGGAGcaggttcttcatctgcaaGAGGGGGCGCTAAGCCTTCTTTAATAAGTAAAGTCTCTAATTCTCCACTTTGGTGCACTAAAAGTTTTAGGAATGTCAGCCAGATTTCTCAAAACACATATCAAGGTAACATGAAGGAATATGAAGATAATAGATGAACTTACTGGACAAAACGATATCGCATCCAccaacaaattcacctttaacgTAAACTTGAGGAATTGTTGGCCATTCACTGATTGAACGTGATACATGATCAGCACATCTAACATGTATCTTCTGACTCGATTTCCATAGGCCAAAACCAAATTAACCTACCTGTATTCCTTGATAGCAGATcttaattcttgatcttctaaaCAGTTATACGAAACAATCTTTTCTCTTGGTACACCctgatgatcaattgattgaGACGTCAGCTTATATTTCCAAATATGCATAGATTGATTTGCTCGAGCAGTTGAAAGGTCAAAATGCTCACTTGTACGTCTAAAATTTGACAAACGGCTCTTGAAAATCCACATTGAGGTGCTTCAGGTGTACCTTTCATGAAAACTACTAATGGGTTGGTTTGAACGGCCTAAATGGATTTTCGTTAAAAATTATATgtcagtatatatatttatacGTCTTCTGCATATCTGTATTTCATCCGATATGTATCTCTTAGGTTGCACAGCCTACATTCTCTTCAATGCAGATATGATTTTGCCAACGTTGTATATGAATAGACAGGCCACTTGGTTTTGAGGGGTATTCATTCTTGACATTCTATGTTGCTCCAAGCTTATAGCAGAAAGCGAAACTCACAgtatcaatcaattttctagcttcatcagatatcaaccttctttgattcaaaattgttgatgatctgTAGACTTGAGTCTGAGGAAGTGATCGCTAAGTAAAGTGGCCAAATAGATGAGTAAGCAAATTCAGTTTATAACCAATGATCCCAGGACAAACAATGATATTTAATGTATACTTACGAGTGTACGTAAACCAGCTCTAGCGAAAGACATCTTGACTATGTATACTTTTTGTAGTGATTATATGTATAAAAAATAGAAAGAGATAATTGTAACAAGAAAATACAAAATCGTAAGTACAGTACATCGattattcaagatgaaattatgGAATTATGTGTGGAGGTTGTCATCGTATGTAATCTACAACCAAAAATCACCGGCCGAATTAGATTGATTTGGTTTCAACATTATCTAGTAGGCTCATATCGATTCTTACTTGATAGTCATCCTGGACTCTTGCTTGACAAGCTACATGCTTTATATTCCAACAACGACCCGACATTTCAATAGGAACACGTTAAGATCCATACATACTCAGGTCGTAGTGCAAAGAAGCAACAAAATGTCGTTCAGTCTACCATACAAATATATCAATGCTGAGGTTGGTTTTTACCCGGTTGCTAGCTCACCACATAAATAAGTCACATGTACTGATTCGCAGATTGTTTACCGTCTTATGATGATTACTTCGCGATTACTATAATACTATCAACTTCGATAATGGATGAAACATGAAaaccatcaatcatattGGAACTGATATATTTTACTCTAAAAAACGTCTTTTCGGTCATTATGTCTCGCGCAATTGATAGCAATTAGCGGAAATTATAAAGTCGAAACCTACATCATCTCTAAAAGATTTTGCTGTCGTTGATGTAAGAGATAGTGACTTCGTCGTAAGTATCTATTATCACTCTTTGTAGAATATGGGTGACAATGTTAAGAAAATTATTGATCGTATGTATGTGTTCATGACTATATAGGGAGGTAATATTGTATCAGCAATAAATTACCCAAGTGATACTTTTCACGCAAcagttgatgaattagcGAAAAAGTTGGAGAACGGTATGTAATATAAAACTTATTCCGTGATGATTGTCGTAACTCATGTTCGTTGGTTCTCGTCCATTGTTCAAATCTTAACTGACATAagtattcttcttttcatccaACTACAGTACCACAGGTAATATTTCGTGGGTCACTCTCTGTCTTGTTGTCATTAGCATAAAGCTTTCGAAATACTGATCTGTATGATTCACCTTTCTTGTAGATTGCGCTCTTTCTCAAGCTAGGTAAGATATCATATTTCGTTTTTGACCTTTCACCAACCGCATGTTATAATAGCGCTGATAAACCTTACCGATCCTCAACCCATACAGAGGTCCAAAAGCTGCTCGAGTGAGTATTGAAACACCTACGGCGGATCAGACTTTCTCATCGACATTGATCAGGCATGACTGACAATATATGAATGACGCTGTTCTGAATATAGATATACGCCGAGACTCGATTACACGCTTTCccaaattcatctacacAGCAAGAGATCTTCGTGTTAAGAGATGGGTTTTCAGGATTTCAATCCAAATATAGGGTAAGTGTAGCTTGTACAACTCATAATTCTTCctttcattcaacttttagaTCTTGTCTATACCTCTATAACAATTATTAGTGACTAAGTTCAATTCGAAATATGAGCTAAATGTACCTCAAACAGCATGATCCGGAATTGATCgagaaattcaacaaatatTATCACGATTAGACAAGGTGTCTGTCTAACAGAGCTCCTTTTTATGGAAGGATCCAACTCAGTCGCAATCATGTGGTGGATCTGACCGCTCGGCTTCGCATAGCATAACGCTGTTAGTCTACAGCTACATAAAGAGACAGCTCACCCATCAATGAATATAATAGATACAATTTTAGATATTCTGTAGATAAACGTATACCTTATGTACTTGTATAACAGAGACACCTTATAAAATCCGTTCAATCTCCATTCCACGTGATTGTTGCATTGGAAATAACGTCATTCAAAATCCGATAAAGGACCGAGCGTTGATCCGAGAAATGAGGATATACGTTGTGAGAGAGAGTGGAGGTCGTTTCAGATATCTTACTATGATGCTAGAGTCCAATTCTCATCCTTGTAAACTGTGTGTCACATTTGGTACTCGTAGATATAAGAGCTTGGTCTATCGtacttttctttccttctccttcatcttctttctaaCTTGTTGCTTGAGAAGAAAAGTTTAAAACAATCTCTCCACTTTTATAATCTTTTTTCGTAATACATTTAAGAATAAATAACAAATAAAAATGTCTCTCGGTCGAACTCTCAAGCTGTAAGTAACATAATTCTGCTTGAATCATGACCGTCCAAAATTAGTACTTGGTTTCTCGAAGTAATTCAGCTCATTAGTAACGATTAACATGGAATGTGATGATCGTTTTCCATCACATAATGAAGCTGACATTGCCATCTCTCATAAAACAGCAATAACGGTGTAGTCGTTCCGCAAGTTGGTTACGGTACTTGGCAAGCAGCTCCAGGTGAAGTCGAGAAAGCGTGAGTGTGTACCATATCAAAACTCCAACGTTCAGCTGTTCAGTTTATCTATTGCACTTCCAAAAGATTATAGCTAAATCATTCTCAATAACCGCAGcgttgaagaagctatcaAAGTTGGATATAGACATATTGATTGTGCTTTGGTGAGTTGATCTCTTAGGTAACCTACCGTTAGACCGGGCCGCTCACGCTAAGTACTTTCACAATACATCCAGGTATATCGTAAGTGAGGCTGCCTTGTTCACATACGGTATTATACTGATCTGATCGCCTGACAACCTGTACTTTAGAAAACCAAGACGAAGTAAGTCGGCCCGTTCATACCGTGCAGGTACTCTCTCACAGACCTAACTCTTGGCTTTTTTTGTAGGTCGCAACAGGCATCAAGCAATCTGGAGTatcaagagaagatttaTTTTTAGTTTCCAAATTATGGAACAATTCACACAAACCttcagatgttgaagctgatttagatttaactTTAAGACAATTAAATACAAAATATTTAGATGTCTATTTGATTCATTGGCCTGTAGCTtttaaatcaggtaaagatttatTCCCAAAAGATTCTCAAGGTAAAATCT is a window from the Kwoniella dendrophila CBS 6074 chromosome 6, complete sequence genome containing:
- a CDS encoding Grx4 family monothiol glutaredoxin, which codes for MSFARAGLRTLRSLPQTQVYRSSTILNQRRLISDEARKLIDTAVQTNPLVVFMKGTPEAPQCGFSRAVCQILDVQGVPREKIVSYNCLEDQELRSAIKEYSEWPTIPQVYVKGEFVGGCDIVLSMHQSGELETLLIKEGLAPPLADEEPAPKA